The following are encoded in a window of Lactobacillus intestinalis genomic DNA:
- the yaaA gene encoding S4 domain-containing protein YaaA has product MKVSIIKVFKISGDYITLSQFLKEESIISSGGQAKWYLKDNPVVLNGKKEDRRGKKLYPGDELEIAEQKYEFR; this is encoded by the coding sequence TTGAAGGTGAGCATTATCAAGGTTTTTAAAATTAGTGGTGACTATATTACATTAAGTCAATTTTTGAAAGAAGAAAGTATTATCTCATCGGGAGGCCAAGCAAAATGGTATCTGAAAGATAATCCAGTTGTTTTAAATGGTAAAAAAGAAGATCGTCGAGGCAAAAAGTTATATCCAGGTGATGAACTGGAGATTGCCGAACAAAAATATGAATTTCGGTAA
- the recF gene encoding DNA replication/repair protein RecF (All proteins in this family for which functions are known are DNA-binding proteins that assist the filamentation of RecA onto DNA for the initiation of recombination or recombinational repair.): MYLDHFTIKDFRNLEKLDMEFDPNVNIFVGNNAQGKTNILEAIYFLALTRSHRTNSDSELIRFGCEYATLLGKVHKNQVEINLRVAIAKKGKKVWINRIEQSKLSKYIGQLNAILFSPEDLSLVKGAPSLRRRFMDQEFGQVNAEYLYFARQYRQVLMQRNNYLKQLLKNQAHDLVFLDVLSDQLAGIAAEIVFRRFRFLEYLSTAASNAYKNISLDSEKLTLVYHPSVSQIEADDSKEKMYQKIRANFKKIRDSELRKGTTLIGPHRDDIEFRLNQKNAHLYASQGQQRSIALAIKLAEISLIHHLTDEYPILLLDDVMSELDHERQSSLLNYIHGKTQTFITTTDLEGISWEIVNEPKIYHVKNGEIV; this comes from the coding sequence ATGTATCTGGATCATTTTACAATTAAGGATTTTCGTAATCTTGAAAAATTAGATATGGAATTTGATCCTAATGTCAATATTTTTGTGGGGAATAACGCTCAGGGAAAAACTAATATCCTGGAGGCCATTTATTTTTTAGCTTTAACTAGATCGCACCGCACTAATAGTGATAGTGAATTAATCCGATTTGGATGTGAATATGCCACTTTATTAGGGAAAGTGCACAAAAATCAAGTGGAGATAAACTTACGCGTTGCTATTGCTAAAAAGGGGAAAAAAGTGTGGATAAATCGCATTGAGCAATCTAAATTATCAAAGTATATTGGACAGCTAAATGCTATTTTATTTTCTCCGGAAGACCTTAGTTTAGTTAAAGGTGCACCTAGTTTGAGGAGACGATTTATGGATCAAGAGTTTGGTCAAGTAAATGCGGAATATTTATATTTTGCGCGTCAATATCGTCAAGTTTTGATGCAGAGAAATAACTATTTAAAGCAATTACTGAAAAATCAAGCTCATGATTTAGTTTTTCTAGATGTGTTATCAGATCAACTGGCAGGAATTGCTGCGGAAATAGTTTTCCGAAGATTTAGATTTTTGGAATATCTTAGTACGGCAGCAAGTAATGCGTATAAAAATATTAGTTTAGACAGTGAAAAATTAACATTAGTTTATCATCCGTCCGTTTCTCAAATTGAAGCTGATGATTCTAAAGAAAAGATGTATCAAAAAATTCGGGCTAATTTCAAAAAAATTAGAGACTCTGAATTACGTAAAGGAACTACTTTAATTGGGCCGCATCGTGATGATATCGAGTTTAGACTTAATCAGAAGAATGCACATTTGTATGCATCTCAAGGCCAGCAACGATCTATTGCCCTGGCAATAAAGTTGGCTGAAATAAGTCTGATTCATCATTTAACTGATGAATATCCAATTTTATTATTAGATGACGTAATGAGTGAGTTAGACCATGAGCGTCAAAGTTCGCTTTTAAATTATATTCACGGGAAAACTCAAACTTTTATTACTACCACGGATTTGGAAGGTATTTCCTGGGAAATAGTAAACGAACCCAAAATATATCATGTTAAAAATGGGGAAATAGTATAA
- the gyrB gene encoding DNA topoisomerase (ATP-hydrolyzing) subunit B: MADKDNKDLDKVKKYEQEADKYNASQIQVLGGLEAVRKRPGMYIGSTSSQGLHHLVWEVIDNSIDERLAGFATKIEVTVNEDGSVTVQDDGRGIPVDIQEKTGRPALETVFTVLHAGGKFGGGGYKVSGGLHGVGASVVNALSTKLDVTVMRDGKKYAIDFDHGRVKDEMRQVGTVPMGEHGTIVHFYPDPDIFTETTVFDDKILKNRIRELAFLNKGLKLTFTDKRKETAETDVYHFEGGIKEYVAFLNKDAEKLFDEPIYVEGDYDGINVEVALQYTNGYKTTLMTFANNIHTYEGGMHEAGFKTALTRVVNDYAHKAKILKDKDDNLSGEDIREGMTAVVSVKHPNPQFEGQTKTKLGNSNARTAVDKAFSETFSRFLMENPSVGRKIVEKAQLAERARNAAKRAREVTRKKSGLEIANLPGKLADNTSNDPSISELFIVEGNSAGGSAKQGRSRLTQAILPIRGKILNVEKASMDRILANQEIRSLFTALGTGFGADFDVNKARYHKLIIMTDADVDGAHIRTLLLTLFYNYMRPMIEKGYVYIARPPLYQVRQGKVIKYLDTDEELHDYLGSLQPSPKPIVQRYKGLGEMDPEQLWETTMNPENRRLDRVSPEYAKDADEVFELLMGNEVAPRRDFIEKNAKYVENLDA; this comes from the coding sequence ATGGCTGATAAAGACAATAAAGATCTTGATAAAGTTAAAAAATACGAACAAGAAGCAGATAAATATAATGCCAGCCAAATTCAAGTTTTAGGGGGACTTGAAGCTGTTAGAAAACGTCCTGGTATGTATATTGGCTCCACTAGTTCTCAAGGGCTTCACCATTTGGTATGGGAAGTAATTGATAATAGTATTGATGAGCGTCTTGCTGGATTTGCAACCAAAATTGAAGTAACTGTAAATGAAGATGGTAGTGTTACAGTTCAAGATGATGGTCGTGGAATTCCTGTGGATATTCAAGAAAAAACAGGTCGTCCAGCATTGGAAACAGTATTCACAGTATTACACGCCGGTGGTAAATTTGGCGGTGGTGGATATAAAGTATCTGGTGGTCTTCATGGGGTAGGAGCATCAGTTGTGAATGCTTTATCCACAAAGCTTGATGTTACCGTTATGAGAGATGGCAAAAAGTACGCTATTGATTTTGATCATGGACGTGTTAAGGACGAAATGCGTCAAGTAGGCACAGTACCAATGGGTGAACATGGGACAATTGTTCATTTTTATCCAGATCCTGACATCTTCACTGAAACTACTGTTTTTGACGATAAAATTTTAAAGAATCGTATTCGTGAATTAGCCTTTTTAAACAAAGGGCTTAAATTAACCTTTACAGATAAACGTAAGGAAACAGCTGAAACCGACGTTTACCATTTTGAGGGGGGAATTAAAGAATACGTTGCATTTTTAAACAAGGATGCAGAAAAGTTATTTGATGAACCAATTTATGTTGAAGGCGATTATGATGGAATTAATGTTGAAGTGGCTTTGCAATATACAAATGGCTATAAAACAACATTAATGACTTTTGCTAATAATATCCATACCTATGAAGGTGGGATGCACGAAGCTGGATTTAAGACAGCTTTAACTCGTGTAGTAAATGATTATGCCCATAAGGCTAAAATCTTAAAAGATAAAGACGATAATCTTTCAGGTGAAGATATCCGTGAAGGTATGACTGCGGTCGTTTCTGTAAAGCACCCAAACCCTCAATTTGAAGGGCAAACCAAGACTAAACTGGGTAATTCTAACGCTCGGACAGCTGTGGATAAAGCCTTCTCTGAAACATTCAGCCGTTTCTTAATGGAAAACCCAAGTGTAGGTCGTAAGATTGTGGAAAAAGCTCAACTTGCCGAAAGAGCTAGAAATGCGGCTAAGCGTGCCCGTGAAGTTACTCGTAAGAAATCTGGTCTTGAAATTGCTAACTTACCAGGTAAATTAGCTGATAATACCAGTAATGATCCAAGTATTTCTGAATTGTTTATCGTCGAAGGTAACTCTGCCGGTGGGTCTGCTAAGCAAGGTAGATCTCGGTTGACGCAAGCAATTTTGCCAATTCGAGGAAAAATTTTGAATGTGGAAAAAGCTTCCATGGATCGAATTTTAGCTAACCAGGAAATTAGATCATTATTCACAGCTTTAGGCACAGGGTTTGGCGCAGACTTTGATGTGAATAAGGCTCGCTACCATAAATTGATTATTATGACTGATGCCGATGTGGATGGGGCCCATATTAGAACTTTATTACTTACGCTTTTCTACAACTACATGCGTCCAATGATTGAAAAAGGATATGTGTACATTGCTCGTCCACCTCTTTATCAAGTTCGTCAAGGTAAAGTAATTAAATATCTTGATACAGATGAAGAGCTTCATGATTATTTAGGTAGCTTGCAACCTAGTCCTAAGCCAATTGTTCAACGTTATAAGGGACTTGGGGAAATGGATCCAGAACAACTTTGGGAAACTACCATGAATCCTGAAAATCGTCGGTTGGATCGTGTAAGTCCTGAATACGCTAAAGATGCTGATGAAGTCTTTGAATTGTTGATGGGTAACGAAGTTGCACCTAGACGTGACTTTATTGAAAAGAATGCTAAGTATGTTGAAAACTTAGATGCTTAA